One genomic region from uncultured Cohaesibacter sp. encodes:
- a CDS encoding saccharopine dehydrogenase C-terminal domain-containing protein, whose protein sequence is MSEPSKKIHWLGAGLASVPGIRRLVAKDYPVNLWEQDLEKAKAATKGLTGNVTLHKADNNELAKAIAAGDIVVSMLPASMHLNIAKLCLEKGANFVSSSYISPEMAELDAKAKDKGLIFINEVGLDPGIDHLLSHLLIEDYKASPQFSPDNEHDYQSYCGGFPAIANDFTYKFSWSPLGVLKALKNPAKAIVEGKEIDIAKPWDAVKSYDVALAEGMETFQSYPNRNSVVFMPHYGISKDWNMKRFVRGTLRLNGWAEAWKDIFNTIETTAADKVDAELGPLSDKLWADYRYEDGEFDRVVLTVELKVMRNGITIWHKAKSMDSVGTRHASAMARLVSNTVSLATEAAFKGKLNPGVQAAPADPAVIREWLETISELGDAVHHTDYCVQSRIIAAE, encoded by the coding sequence ATGAGCGAACCATCCAAGAAAATTCACTGGCTCGGCGCCGGACTGGCCTCCGTTCCCGGCATCCGCAGACTTGTCGCCAAAGACTACCCCGTCAATCTTTGGGAACAGGATCTTGAAAAAGCCAAGGCAGCAACAAAAGGCCTTACCGGCAACGTGACGCTGCATAAAGCCGACAACAACGAGTTGGCAAAAGCAATTGCAGCAGGCGACATTGTCGTATCCATGTTGCCAGCCTCCATGCATCTCAATATCGCCAAGCTATGCCTTGAAAAAGGGGCAAACTTTGTTTCCTCATCTTATATCAGCCCGGAGATGGCCGAGCTTGATGCTAAGGCAAAAGATAAAGGGCTTATCTTCATCAATGAAGTTGGGCTTGACCCCGGCATTGACCATTTGCTTTCACATTTGCTCATTGAAGATTATAAAGCCAGCCCGCAATTCTCGCCTGACAACGAGCACGACTACCAATCCTATTGCGGTGGTTTTCCGGCCATTGCCAACGACTTTACCTACAAATTCAGCTGGTCGCCACTTGGCGTGCTCAAGGCCCTGAAAAACCCAGCCAAAGCCATCGTTGAGGGCAAGGAAATTGACATTGCCAAACCATGGGACGCCGTAAAATCCTATGATGTGGCCCTTGCTGAGGGTATGGAAACATTCCAGTCCTACCCGAACCGCAACTCCGTTGTCTTCATGCCGCACTATGGCATCTCGAAAGATTGGAACATGAAGCGTTTCGTGCGCGGTACTTTGCGCCTAAATGGTTGGGCCGAAGCATGGAAAGATATTTTCAATACCATTGAAACAACTGCTGCGGACAAGGTGGATGCCGAGCTTGGCCCTCTAAGCGACAAGCTCTGGGCAGACTATCGGTATGAAGATGGCGAATTTGATCGCGTCGTGCTGACGGTCGAATTAAAAGTTATGCGAAACGGCATCACAATCTGGCACAAGGCCAAAAGTATGGATAGCGTCGGAACCAGACATGCCAGCGCCATGGCGCGTCTTGTCTCCAACACCGTCAGTCTGGCAACGGAAGCGGCGTTCAAGGGAAAATTGAACCCCGGCGTGCAGGCTGCGCCCGCAGATCCCGCAGTCATTCGCGAATGGCTAGAGACCATCTCCGAGTTGGGGGATGCGGTGCATCACACAGATTACTGTGTCCAATCCCGAATTATTGCGGCTGAATAA